The proteins below are encoded in one region of Ostrinia nubilalis chromosome 3, ilOstNubi1.1, whole genome shotgun sequence:
- the LOC135088368 gene encoding uncharacterized protein LOC135088368 has protein sequence MRTRFFRSLQVFFPAVNKMGKRKHSDQDGYEYIIKKLRKLEKRVKRSKKKRRDSSTSSDSHNSVASPKNLEDGSMVELESIYVDNDVTAVDLETTNDECRPASVVNISRPERECSPIASTSKAALASTSVEPQPGIESQSIEAPQSQTNTSPCEEPMDKIMLELLGDDPSVTKSYGNEINSGLAVRIQHMVTNGLSKDTRKELQTKYLPPSNCTFVDAPTLNPEIKAAVSETVLKRDKGIELKQKLLGSAITCIGEAISKLLAVEDKNTELIKLLMDACRIICDCQNTDSVTRRNFILYNLKKEMRDQLQKSKIDTSLFGADLAENIKTARNISKSGAELKSAPPPKPAATKFTKQTPVSTPQRNLNWKAPPQNRRPKGTQEPKEPAQRSQPASSSRPSYRAPPPKNRNRR, from the exons ATGCGCACACGTTTTTTCCGTTCGTTACAAGTTTTTTTTCCAGCAGTTAATAAAATGGGAAAACGAAAACATTCCGATCAAGATGGATATGAGTATATTATAAAGAAGTTAAGAAAGTTGGAAAAAAGGGTGAAACGATCCAAGAAAAAACGACGTGACTCATCAACATCAAGTGATTCGCATAACTCGGTTGCTTCGCCGAAAAACCTAGAAG ACGGCTCAATGGTCGAGTTGGAATCAATATACGTTGACAACGATGTTACGGCGGTGGATTTGGAGACCACAAATGACGAATGCCGGCCAGCGAGTGTTGTGAACATCTCGCGACCAGAACGCGAGTGCTCACCTATAGCTTCAACGAGCAAAGCTGCGCTTGCGTCAACAAGTGTCGAGCCACAACCAGGTATCGAATCTCAATCAATCGAAGCGCCACAGTCACAAACAAATACCTCACCGTGTGAAGAACCGATGGACAAAATTATGCTAGAACTATTAGGAGATGATCCATCCGTTACCAAATCATATGGCAATGAGATTAATTCTGGACTAGCAGTTCGTATCCAGCACATGGTAACCAACGGCCTATCCAAAGATACCCGTAAAGAGCTGCAGACTAAATACCTGCCCCCTAGTAACTGCACTTTTGTTGACGCCCCCACTCTTAATCCGGAAATAAAAGCTGCTGTTTCCGAGACAGTCTTAAAAAGGGATAAGGGCATCGAATTGAAACAGAAACTCCTTGGAAGTGCAATTACCTGTATTGGGGAGGCTATATCCAAACTGTTAGCCGTGGAAGATAAAAATACAGAATTGATTAAGCTCCTAATGGATGCTTGTCGTATTATATGCGACTGCCAAAATACTGATTCTGTAACACGTCGAAATTTCATACTCTATAATCTTAAAAAGGAAATGAGAGATCAGTTACAAAAATCTAAGATTGACACTTCTCTTTTTGGTGCGGACCTAgcagaaaatataaaaactgCCAGAAATATCTCGAAGTCAGGAGCCGAGCTAAAATCAGCTCCACCACCTAAGCCTGCTGCTACAAAATTCACCAAGCAAACTCCAGTTTCTACGCCTCAAAGGAATTTAAACTGGAAGGCTCCTCCTCAGAACCGCAGGCCGAAAGGGACTCAGGAGCCGAAGGAGCCTGCACAGAGGAGTCAGCCCGCGAGCTCCTCGCGACCATCATATCGAGCGCCACCTCCGAAGAATCGCAACCGACGCTAG